The Ostrea edulis chromosome 1, xbOstEdul1.1, whole genome shotgun sequence genomic sequence TCCATGCTTGTGAAAGATGTCCTTGTATTCTTTTGCATGAAAATGTTTGTGCtttaagtatatatatgtatgaacaAAAATAATGTCTAAAATCATGGATTTTAAGATTTGATTTTCATGAGATTTCTGGTAAAGACGTATCCACCACGATAAAAAAGAAGCTGAACTTTAGTGTAAAATAACAACTCTTCAATGCAAATTTAAGTCCCTACagatatacttacatgtatatatttgtttgctTGCCCCTGGATATAAATGATTCTACAATAGGTGTTATAAAAATGGTGCCAGATAAGATGGAGTAACATTTCTTCCTCAGATACAACAGCCTCTTGTTGGTGGACTCCGTGGCGGCGTGTGGTGGTGTCCCTCTGTTTGTGGATGATTGGGGTAAGAGCTGATTCTTATTGAAGAGGTTCTTTACATAGTTCTGTTCAAGTAGAGGTTCTTTACTTAGCTCTGTTCAAGTAGAGGTTCTTTACATAGTTCTGTTCAAGTAGAGGTTCTTTACTTAGTTCTGTTCAAGTAGAGGTTCTTTACTTAGTTCTGTTCAAGTAGAGGTTCTTTACTTAGCTCTGTTCAAGTAGAGGTTCTTTACTTAGTTCTGTTCAAGTAGAGGTTCTTTACTTAGTTCTGTTCAAGTAGAGGTTCTTTACATAGTTCTGTTCAAGTAGAGGTTCTTTACTTAGTTCTGTTCAAGTAGAGGTTCTTTACTTAGTTCTGTTCAAGTAGAGGTTCTTTACTTAGCTCTGTTCAAGTAGAAGTTCTTTACTTAGTTCTGTTCAAGTAGAGGTTCTTTACTTAGTTCTGTTCAAGTAGAGgttctttgatataaaattttatgGTTTTACACTTGCATGTCCTACATGTATGGACATCATTATTTGCTAAAAAAGATTTGAGTGAAATACTTGATGTAATTatatgatgttttttttttatttcatctgtTTCTTGACTTCTAGATTATGCAcatgatttttgtttgtttttgataCAGAAATTGATGCCATCTACACAGGTGCTCAGAAGGTATTGAGTGCACCCCCAGGGGCAAGTCCTATGTCATTCTCTGACAGAGCCAAGTAAGTCACATAACCTATCAGACATGTATTTGATAGAATTTTCTAGGAGAACTCGACCTGGTCAGCGTTGTGAAAGGGGTGTTCTACTTGAGACGTATCtgaatttcatgtaaatttttgtcATTGTATTCAGCTGTACATTTTCTTCTTGTTACTTTCACGGTTTCTTGTCAAAATACAGTTTCACACAGTTTTAAATCCTTGTCTATTGCATATTAATATTATGGCTAGGTTACATTTCACTGTAGTTTTAATTTCACCGGTTTGGTCTTATCGTCAGTGAAAGTTGGACTGCGTGTAAGTAAGACTGTATGTTGCAGACAGTTTCATGGAATCTTTTGtcctgtttttattttgtaggaGTAAAGTATTAAACAGGAAAACCCCGGTGAGATCTTACTACTTTGATATGACAGAACTGGCCAACTACTGGGGTTGTGATGAACAACCAAGGAGGTAACTCGTACAATTTGAATGCATTATGCAGTATAATGTGATTCACAAAAATAAGTTAAATTTAATTTCAGTAATAGATAAGTTTTCTGTTAGACATTGTTCTAAAATAAAAGTAGAAGAATAGTGTCTTGAAGCTGAAATGTGCGTCACGGGGTGATTAACTATCATTGATATTGTTTATCATACCGTCTCTAATTCcatgtcatttatatatattctttttattGTACAATTGAATAAATGCTCAAATGACTGTAGGAAGTTTGTATTGTATACAGGAATCTACTATGAATGTGAGTAAAATGAGATGTGATAAACTACcgataatttattatatttgcAAATAAGGCCTACCTtgacatgggacctcagtttttaaaGCTGATCTGAAAGACCCatgactttcacttttaatgccAGGCATTTGGCATATAGGAAATGTCACTccctatgttaaacatcttcGGTTTGACGATCTCAGTGCCACATTAAACCTAAGATAATGAGTGTTCCTTAGTCAAGGGCCCAACATTTGAGGAGAATGTTGTGAATCTCTCAGATATAACCTTcaaaacagaggtcctgtgtcacagtaggcatTGGCATTGATAAAGAAGCCTTGCTGCTTtgaaatttgtggtatttcacttACAACTGTTGATGTCtctgtgagtgaaaaattctcaaatgggaTGAATAAAGCAACAAAACGGAGTGTGTAAAAATCACCTTGTGACATACGTATTTAGCTTGTTTGAATGATTTTAAAGATACTTTCCAAAACTAAATAACCAAAGTTGTTGGTGAATATTTGAGTTAATTTATTTGTGTTTAAAACTCTTACAGGTACCACCATACCGCTCCCATTTCTAGTGTCTACGCCATCAGGGAGGGACTGGCCAGGCTAGCTGAGGAGGTGAGAGATTTGTGATGAGACGTATGGTCTTACTGCAGACTCGGTGTACTTGAGTTCTTGATTTGGTGAAATTGCTGTTCATTGTCAGTTTTTGAGAATGTAAAACCACAAGAGCTACACTCCAAGATATCAATTCCATATAAATTAATGGTAGATTAGTGATAGCTTGTGAGGAAGGCTTCTCTCAAATTAAATGGAATGATAATTATTTGTCTATACTGAGGAATCTACAGGGTTTTAAAATGAGTTTTTCAGTATATAACTTTGATTAAGGTATGCAATACACAGTGACAGTATTGAATTGATTAGTTTTTCAGTATATAACTTTGATTAAGGTATGCAATACAGTGATGGTATTGAATTGATTACTTATTGTACAGGGTTTGGAAAAAAGCTGGGAAACTCACAGGAAATGTGCTGAGATGCTGTGGGAAGGAGTGGAGAAACTGGGCCTTGAGTTACTGGTCCAAGACAAGGTATGCAAATCATACAGAGTGAGTGAGTGAAGAAACTGGGACTCAAGTTACTGGTTTATATCCAAGACAAGGTACTTACATCATACAGAGAGAGGGGAGAAACTGGGCCTCGATTTATTAGTCCAAGATGAGGTACGTAATTTATACAAAGAGGGGTATTATGGGAATAAACCTCTGGACGAAGAGAAAAATAATGGAGAAAAGATCTGTACTTATAACAATGTgtcatacctacatgtacatactgtataGCTCGTTTGTCTCGGAGTTTAAGgtattgtctttgttttcacTTTAATACCTCAAACTCCTCCCACACAGCAGCATTTTTTTGTCATCGTAGGAAATAATAGGTGATACCCATTGAATTTTGGAAAACTGCATCGACATTagaaaaatgttgaaatattttggacaggtggcaaaatatcaatatacagTCGAACTTCGTTATCTTGAACTTGAtagaacaaaaataaaaatttgatatatccgAGGATTTGTGATATTGAGGGGAAAATACTTATAGAATAAGTAGATGGGACTTCTGAATTACTTCAAGATATCCaaggtattcgagatatcagtgtACAAGACACCAAAGTTCAACTGTACCTTATATTGTAAGCCTCCTTGGTGATATAGAGCTACAAACATGGAAGAACAGTCAAAATTGCTTTGCTCTATTCAATAATTTGTAACTTAAAGTTAGATTGAAATTCCATTATTTTGCATGAATGAGTATTTTATCATAAACTGTGAATTTGCTATCACCTGATTCAGCATCAGCATGATTTACGTATGTTATTGGGTTATCCATATGCGTGTATTATCTATGCTGCATGTTTATTCTTAAAGGCCAACAGACTTCCCTGTGTCAATGGCATTAAGGTCCCAGAGGGAGTGAAATGGAAGGATGTATCAGACTTTGCCATGAAAAAGTAAGTCATGAAATAGTATGTTAAAGCTTCTACTAATGGAAAAAGTGTCAATTCTGCAAGCTCTTCATAACTGACTAAGccagttttaattacagtgaaacctgtctgatTCGACATGCACTAGGAGACATTTTTTTTCGTAGTACACAGTGTGTCAgaataaaaagtgtaaaaaaaccaatgaaaatatgaatctgagaatgaaaataagggttGTAATGCCCAGTGAGATGGATtacacaggtgtcagattaggcagttttcactgtatattcAAAGTTTATCTTGTTTGATGACATTTTTATATCGCTGTCAAGTTTGGAAAGATATGGAACTAAAACAGCTGATATGAGAGTAAGTAAGAGGGCATGGTGTCTGATTGTACTGTACTATGCCACAGTTTGTATACAGAGAAATTTAGATGCTGAGTAAAAGTATGGTAATGCTGTAATGAAAACTCAATTAAAAAACTCAAATCGTTTTTATGATCAATCATGTGGACTGGGTAGTCATGCAACAGTCGCAGTACAGCCCTAAATTTGCAGTGTGCTTTGTGTGAAAAATTGCTGTTTCCCTTCTAGTTACAAAGTTGAAATATCTGGAGGTCTCGGAGCTCAAGCTGGGAAGATTTGGAGAATTGGAATCATGGGGTACAATGCTACACCTGACAATGTTCAGAAAGTGCTCAAGGCTCTAGGCGAGGGATTGAAAAGTGTCAGAGGTAATTCCCAGTCCAGATTATAGACTTATGGGTAATTCCCAGTCCAGAATATAGACTCATGGGTAATTCCCAGTCCAGATTATAGACTCGTGGGTAGTTGGATGCAGTAGGTGACATGATTTAGGTGTGATGATCAATAATGTTGCTTAGAATTATAATGTGAACAGAAATTTGTGATAAagaaatatcattatatatttttatatgcaGTGTTTGTCAGAAGACAActtgaatgtttttcaaattttttgaagTAGGGGAATGTAGACagtattaaatatacatattgtatttagaattgtttaatgttgaaaatggaaatatttatttctttatgtCAGATTTTTGAAATAGGGAAATGTAGACAGTATAAATATACCTGTGCTTAGAATTGTTTatgttgaaaatgaattttttttttttatttttttttttttattttttttttttttacatttaatacACTTTCCTagagatatatgtatattcatttatatgattCATATTTGTATCTGTTCCAAGGATGCCAAAATTTGCTGTCTGTAGAAATAGGCTCAGATGTGTTGTATATTGGTTTATGTCTCGTCACACAATTTGTAGGTATTTCCCAGCCCACCTTAACAATAGGCTCAGATGAACATTTCTGTTCAAAATTAATCTTTTTGTACAGTATGTATCAATGGTATTAACTTCTCCCAATAAAAAAGCTGCATGTATTGTATTCCTTGGA encodes the following:
- the LOC125646124 gene encoding alanine--glyoxylate aminotransferase-like isoform X1 — encoded protein: MWRQRTMRVASPFCTVVRNCVLNRVKPKWTIERVRCVSSKMPSPSPPPQSLLKPMDFPHKLLMGPGPSNCPPRVLNASTLPLLGHLHPEFTQIMDEVKAGIQYAFQTKNTWTVCVSGTGHAAMEAACTNLLEPGETVLVCENGLWGQRFADMCIRNGAVVQKIVKPMGQVFTLQDVEAGLQQYKPVLVFVTHGESSGSTLQPLEGLGQLCHKYNSLLLVDSVAACGGVPLFVDDWEIDAIYTGAQKVLSAPPGASPMSFSDRAKSKVLNRKTPVRSYYFDMTELANYWGCDEQPRRYHHTAPISSVYAIREGLARLAEEGLEKSWETHRKCAEMLWEGVEKLGLELLVQDKANRLPCVNGIKVPEGVKWKDVSDFAMKNYKVEISGGLGAQAGKIWRIGIMGYNATPDNVQKVLKALGEGLKSVRGNSQSRL
- the LOC125646124 gene encoding alanine--glyoxylate aminotransferase-like isoform X2, coding for MWRQRTMRVASPFCTVVRNCVLNRVKPKWTIERVRCVSSKMPSPSPPPQSLLKPMDFPHKLLMGPGPSNCPPRVLNASTLPLLGHLHPEFTQIMDEVKAGIQYAFQTKNTWTVCVSGTGHAAMEAACTNLLEPGETVLVCENGLWGQRFADMCIRNGAVVQKIVKPMGQVFTLQDVEAGLQQYKPVLVFVTHGESSGSTLQPLEGLGQLCHKYNSLLLVDSVAACGGVPLFVDDWEIDAIYTGAQKVLSAPPGASPMSFSDRAKSKVLNRKTPVRSYYFDMTELANYWGCDEQPRRYHHTAPISSVYAIREGLARLAEEGLEKSWETHRKCAEMLWEGVEKLGLELLVQDKANRLPCVNGIKVPEGVKWKDVSDFAMKNYKVEISGGLGAQAGKIWRIGIMGYNATPDNVQKVLKALGEGLKSVRG